The DNA sequence ATCCCTACTAAGTAGAGCTCCATTCCAAGAATACATGATAAAGCTCCCTTAGAAAAGTTGGTGAAAGCGCTATGTAGTGTGGAACCAAGACTTCTGCAAGAGTTTCGCCGCACATTCCGCAAAACATAAACCTCAATATCCCACTACTAGTGTCATCAATAACACACTAGTCGAAAGCAACAGGTCGGAAGAGCACATTAATGGTCTACCAAATTTGGCTGCTCCACGTATAATACATTCAGGGATCCTCCTGAGTTTCATTTCTATTGCAAAACAAGAGATctcattattcattttctatagCACGAGTAGATCCTCTTATATTTGAAATTATATGAGCCTATCAGAATCTCAGTTAAACATCCACAGATCCAAGCTTGCCTTGGCAATGGTGAAAGAAGAAGGCCGAGCATTGATGCCGAGAGGACCACTCCGACCTGCAGCTATCATTCTTCCACCAATAAATGACCTGCCAGCTGGCCCAGCTCCACGGCCACGACGAGCTCTACCTCGTCCTCTAGTTCTGTCACTGTTTCTCCTGCTCTTAATGATATCATCAAGCGACATGTCAACTGAAGTAGCCATGTAAATAGTAGTGTCAACCTTCGAAGGAAAACCAGCTATCAAGGCCTGCAAAGGAAAACCAGAAAGAATAAATCAATTAAGACCTCAACATGTTAAATACGTGAACCAGTCCCAAAATCGAGAAACCCTAGTAGCTCAAATTCATACAGTTGCCTAAGAGAGAGAGTCAAAAGCATGCATAGGAAAACTCGAGTTGTGCAGGGTAAGCCCGTGGACAGTCCCAACCACCACAAACTTCAAGACAACCAAGATGACAGTTAAAAAGATTTTTGTGCACAATGATTGGATGATTCAAGACTGCtgaaatcacaacatacagcTATAGAAATCtatcatcttttgttttttcctcctcttttcacttattgagcatcacaaaggaaaGCAAAGCCTCCAATCCACAATTAGCGGCAAGTGAAATCAAAAGCAGTCCCCCACATTGCACACGTTCAACCATAGTACCCTCAGAAAATCAGTCCGCTTCAGCATCTCGGCGGTTAGATCAACGCTTCATAACTTTTTTCCCGGATTCAGACACACAACCTTTCCGTTAAAGCATTGAACCGAACTTGCAAGCCAAGCCCTAAAGGAAACCTAACATATGTTCAACAGAGCATTCAGATCGAATAAACACTCTCGAAAACAACAAGCTAGCTGCGAAATCCACCACAAGTCCCCGCATCTCCTCTCATCGTCATCAACACTGAACATCTAGaacggccaaaaaaaaaaacccaaggCGTGCATCCGGACGCGCGAAACCCTAGAACCAACCGAAACCACCAAAATTACCTGAAAACCGATCGGGCTACAACCGGCAGCGATCGAAGAGCTCTCTCCAGAGACAGGGAGAGAGCGAAGAGCGGAGAAGAACCACGAGGGAACCGATGAAGCGAGATCGAATTAGGAGATTCGAGGATCCATTGCGGAACGGCAGGTGAAATCTAGAGAAGATTGGCAGTCGAGTCGTCGGAGACTTAGGGTTTCTTCTGCTCTGCGGAAGGAATCAGAAGAGTGGGGCACGGGGGGTAGAGGAGCTATGGCGGCTTCGAAACTGCGTTTCACCTCCGGGGCTTCGAAACTGCGTTTTATAGTGGCTCCCCTTTCACGTTCGACGACGACGCGTTTTAGCCACCGACGCGTTTTAGCGAAGCTTCACCATAATTGATCAGATTAATTTCCGTACtgttacattttcttttttttttctatcacgGAAATAGAAATTATATACATAGCGTTTTCGGATTGTTCTTTTCTTCGAAGGACTCGCATTATAGAGCTATCATCACGCTTGATTTTCAATATCGACAAAGGGAAATCTCCCCCGTTCGGATCCACAAATAGCAAAAGTAAATATCGGTCCGATTGGATTGCCTGGTTTTAACCTTAGGGTCCGTTTTgtttcgaggaaaatggataaaaaaatatttttctacatataattttttatatcgcttacaaaattcGATAAACAAAAACCATTTCATCATTTACGAAACTATAGAGACGTAAATTGCTATAGTTATGTGAGACATTtctattgattaattaattcaatCGATAAGAGTGAgcgttttttagaaaaatctatCTTTTTTCTCGTATTAAATCTTTTATCGAGATTCATACCTATAAATTTGGGCGGAAGGACACCTGTATTGAAGTGTCGAAGTTTGTGTACAACGCTTATTTTGATGACAAAATTTTTCGCCGgctcatttaagtgtcaaatcgaaaaaaaaatgatcacttaagtgcaaacGACAAGAGATTCTCGCCAAACAGTCCACGTGGcatcttttattaaatttttaatattacgtgaaatttaaaaaaaaaaagtcaatccacgggacaatttttttaataagtgCACGTGGCAAttgttttttcgaaaatttactCCACGTTGACTGACTTTTTACAAAATTGATTagtttattttaaaaagttaaattaaatataaaaataagcggaaaatattaaataaaataaaacaagagcGGCTTTGCATAGCGGCAAGAGTTTGCACAACCCTCACCTTCGCGCCCCACCATCACTAGCAATGGCCAACGAGGATGGGGGATGGTCGCCCACCAAGCCTCAGCCAAtggccggtgaccctcaccgATGGCTAGCGAGGCCTTGACCTCGCAAATCttggcgaggtcgaccttgtCCAAAGACGGTTGGGCCTCGCTGACTACAATAATtatcacaaaaatgcaattaaatcttaaaactttcaaaaatataataaactcgtaaaacttgtcatatttgtgcaattaagtctttccgttaactccgtccaacttaactaatgaaaaatgttgatctggctttttttattattttttctatcctACTTGGCGATGACAtgactaaaacatgaaatataatgTTAAAATGATGTTGTTTCGGTGCAAATATGATGtttaatataaataatattcaaattatgtaaaaaataaacaaactttaaaaaaacaaaaacaaaaacaaaactcaaGCCTCTCCTCGGCTTCCCccattaggggtgatcggttcccggtctggtccggttcccctcaagagccgagaaccggaccggtggtctcggttctcaattatttagaaccgggaaccggaccaccggtccggtacGGCTCCCGagcggttccattggaccggatacatgccaaaaaaaaaaaatatgcaccaTTCTTGACATGGAGCACACGAGCTTGGCCGACTATCTAGACGACTACAACGCGACCCCTATCGTGAAGAGGTTTGCCATGTACATCGTGATCTCGATGTGGCCCGAGGGCATACCGAAGAGCGACTCAGTGAAGGCGATCCTAGATTGGCAGAGGAGGACAATGGAGATGATGTACATAGACATTGCCAATGCCCTCCAGAAGAAGAGGGTTGATGTCAATCCTATAGATTACTTGGCCTTCTTTTGCCTTGGAAACAGGGAAGCAAGGAGGAGAAGTGAGCTAGTGCCTGAAGAGAAACCAGAGCCAGGTAGTGACTATCTCAGAGCCCAGGAAGCAAGAAGGTTCATGATTTAAGTCCATGCGAAGATGATGCTAGGTGAGTGAACGATGACCTTTGCTCGGATTGTGATGGATTTTTTGGCGGAGCGCTGATTCATGTCCCACTTCAGTTGACGACGTGTACATAATCGTTGGATCAGCCAACATCAACCAGAGGTCCATGGATGGCACCCGGGACACGGAGATCGTAATGGGCACGTTCCAACCGAACCATCTGGCCATTGCTCATTCTTGGACACTTGGTTTAGCTTTCTTGGTCATTTGCATgtggagaagaaagagagcaccgaacttaaaataaaaaaaattaaaaaaaattcaatcggtccggtccgggcggtccggtcctagaggaccctagaaccgggaaccggaccgctccctctagaaccgagaaccggaccaccggtcttGGTCCGTCTGCTGTGGTCCCGGTCCGGgcagtccgatttgctcacccctatcccCCACCCTCCCTTGCgttttacttcttcttcctcttctttttttagtattttttgaacttcactttttttttaattaatatcacgaaaaaccccaaatcgatATGCTATAACAATTtatcccaacttttttttttaccacaaaaaaactaaatttgtacatttatgataaattttcccCAAACTATTTTATCAATAATCAagaaccctaaactggtatatctgtgataaatttaccctaaatttgtaTATTTACaacaaatttaccttatgttagcttccgttaaattttacaatcaaattgttgagttaaatgacacgtgGCACTTGACGGATGTGTActcatttagggtttttagcCTTTGTTTgccacatgtgtattagttttggattattcatgatattaactcaatttaacaaaaactaacagaagataaatttgttgcaAGTGCaccggtttagagttttttatggtcaaaaaattagtttgggggtaaatttatcacggatgtaccagtttagatttttggtggtcaataaaataatttggggtataTTTGTCgtaggtaaaaaaataatttggataaatttgtcacggtatCCCAGGTTCAAGATTTTTCATAGtcaaataatttatgataaatttatcacaattgtaccggtttgaagttttaatgatattaaccattttctttttctgtgttttttaaagctttctttttattaaaaatttagttttggtccaaaacgacgtcgtttttgccACGTCGGCACCATGAAGgatagagaaaaaatattttaaaaaaatctcgtTAATGTTTTCTGTAAGCCAAATTGGATGAAATACCGGAAGGAattaattgcacaaatttgatatCTTCAAagttagaacttaattgcattttgtttttaagttttaggattttcggtatatttatcatttttatatattattatGCTAGTGATAGAAAATTAGCTTTAGCGCATCAAAATAAACTTATATTTTGCTTCCATTGCCGACATTTGGCATTCTAAAAGCGAGTGTACCTGCATTCCGCGAATGCCACTAAGATCTTGTTGTAGTTTAGGCAAACCGTGTATGATTGTTAACTTTTAAGGAGCAACTTAATTCAATTAGATgtctgacccccaaaaaaaaaagttcaactaGATGGAATTATTATAAGAATGTGGACTTAAATGGCgtacaattttcttttaatgacATTAAAAGCAACTAATCATAAAAAGTGCAACACAATAACCAATTTGTTTCATTGTACATAGTTATGTTCCACTTAATTGATATTCATGGTTCCataggaaaatttttcaatctacGCAACGGCTACTATGACAATATTAATGAAAAGCCGGCTCTagggttttctctttttcgtatTTCTTATGTCCAAATGGGCACATTAGTAAAATTTCGTATGTTACATCTAACaataaaaatttctttccttccttgctCACTCGACGAAAAGTACAGTTTTAGTACGTCGTCATAGGTTCTCTAATTAGACATTTTTTATGCAAGCATGTTTTTCAATTCTTTGGTAATGTAAAGTCTCAACAATCTGACCTCAACCTTTTGTTTGAGACGCGGAAATTAGAAGTTATGGAAATTATATAAGAGATgaagattgttttaaaaaaaaaatagattgtaCACTCCGGAATAATTTATTTATACTGTGGTATttatctttatttcttttctattttgagttaattctttttttttataaagtataaataataaaatccactatcttttgacaaaaaagaaaaaaaaaggaaatccagccaattggaccaaaaaaagcTTCATCTCCACACCCCCTCTGTGGTAGGACCTAGAGTTGGAGTTCTTGCGTACGACGCATGGAAGACAAGCGAAAAAAGCCCCGTTTGTAGTAGGGCTGGTCTTGTTTTTCTGTCGAAGGAGAGTACGAACCACACCCCCATACTTTGGACATAAGAAAGGGGTAGAATTCGACGTATAAGATATTGGAGGAGGAGATAGTTCGTAGTTGTGTCAATGCTCTACTCAACATTCAAGCGAAAAAGGCGGTTTCTTGCCATTGACACGACAAGATTGGATGATTATTAAAGTCTTTGGGGACTTTTTGTTAGCTTTTTGTGACGCGACGGATGCTTTGAACGCAAGCAATAATTCCTCAAGCAATTGAGGCCTtccaatttttatggaaaaaattatcaaaaaagtcttaaatctattttaattatgccaatttaattctaaactttttttatctaccgatttagtcttaaacttttgcaattgtgtcaattcagttcatatGGCGAATTTTAGCTGGTCAGCGACGACGTAGACGTTGGCCATTTGGCGACCCAATATCtaataatttttgtgaattttcatgaattttttcctttttccattttttttttcattttttgttttccttccctCCCCTTcgtcttccccttccccttccccttccccgttcaacctcctccttccccttccccaTTTTACCTCCAGTCGGTCGCCGGCCAAAGGACGATCGCCGAGGCTCTTGCCGGCGTCGCTAGGTCGGGCCGGGCGAGGGcaagcctcgccatggccgggcaaAGGCCGACATCGCTAGCCCGGATCTAGAGAGGTGGAGCCTTGCTacgggcgggcgggcgggcgagATCAagcctcgcccggccatggcgaggccgaCGAGAGCCTCACCGAGGTCCGGCGAACACGCAACCATGCATGATGTGGATCGGCACGGTAGCCCTCGACATGTAGAACCACGGTGGGGGCTGAGGTGCGGGGGCGAGGTGAAGGCAGAGATGACAGGTTGTGGTTGTAGATGGTGGCGTGGTGGGTGGCCTACTAGTTTGATTCCTCTTCTTCGGTGAACTGGTGTAGAAGCAGAAGAGCAGGGAAGTTGAAGTCGAAGAAGGGgaggggaagggaagaaaaaagaataaaataagaaaaaaaaaaaataaataaaataaaataaaatattagttAACCGGCATGCCGATGTCCACCTCAGAGCTAGCAGGCCAAAATTTACTGgaagaaccgaattggcacaattgcaaaaggctTTAGGACTAGatcgtccaaaaaaaaagtttaggattgaattagcacaattgtaataggtttaggacttttttgataattttccccatttcCATGCGTGATGTCGGTTCAATCGACGAACAAGGAGGGTGAGCCCTTTTTAAACGAACCAGTAGTATTGCTAAATCCCTCAATTGTCATCAGCACATTCCACCACTTTTTTTTGGCATCCACTACCTTGGGTCCGAGGTTCACATGAAGGAAAACACCTCCATGGCCTTTTCATTAATTAGTCTTCGTCTTCATCTCACATGGAATCATACTCCCTTCTCATGTATTGAAGAGTTGGCAAAGACAAAATCAGACATTCTGAAATGGTGGAAGATTCGAGCGATTAGTTTTGTGGTTCTTTCCACCATGACTCGCGACTTGCAGATCCCACCATCGTCTATGGTATCTTGTCGGGTCATGTTCAGCACTAGCCAACGAATCTCGGAAGATGACACTGACGTTGTATCATTTGATTCTTGGTGAGGAATACTCAACCATGTTGCTGATTCAGTCTGACCTCTCTCTATCCCTCTCTTTCGCCTCTCAGAGTTTCAGCCTTTTTTTCGCCTCTTCGACTTCTGGAGGGGAGGGATTTGACCTAGGGCTTGTTTTgttcaattttggaaaaatattttttagaaaatgcaaatatattTGGGCTAAAGGGGatttccaaaatgcaagtagtattTGGTAATGTGTATTTTACAAATACATTGGAAagtaactttgacgtaaatttcgtttggtgaaaaatacaccttgtaaagtatttttagtttttgaaaaaaaaagaatttttactatttaaaaaaaaacttttgaactACTTGCAACGGCCAATTGCCGACGGTCGATGGGCGGCAGTGAGCGGCGGTTAGCGATCCAACGGGCAATAGGGGCGGCGATCGTCGAGCGACGATGGTGAGTGGCGGGTGTCGGTCAACGGGCGACAGTAGGCAACAATCAATgagcggcggtgggcggcgggtGGTGGTCGATGGGCGATAGTTGAACGTAGTCGGTGGTGAGCGGCATGTAGAGGTCGACGGGTGATGACGAGCAACGGGGGGCGACGGTCATCGAGCGGCGGCTATGAGCGGCAAGTGGCGGTCGACGAGCAATGGCGAGCGAAGGGGGGCTATGGTGAAGGCGGTCGATTGACGATAGCGGACGGCGGGTGGCTGCGGCGACAGCAGTGGTAGGCGGGCGGCGATCGGCAGTAGACGACATATGGCGAGAGGTGgaggtgacaaagttaaaagaaaaaaaaaattagttgtattCCGGAAATGCAACTTTTCAAAATACCTTCAGAGCTACTTTAGGCTAAAGGCCTTTAGGGGcttttaaaaatgcaattacattttctcaaaattgatcaaaaaaacaaaccaaatgCTATTTGTATttagccaagggactttagagccccaaagtCCTTTGCAAATATTGAACTAAATAGGCCCTagatctctcttcctctcctccctctttggtttcttttttatttttttgtttctcttattttctcttttttattgctCTACTCCGGTCTAGTTCTAGGTCAAGGTGCTTTGCTTTCCTGATCATGGATCTGGGAGCTTTTCTTTCCCGATATAGTCCTAGATCTACCAATTTTAATGAATAAGCACTATGTCACCGGTTTCGATGGCGTTCACAACAGCACACATGCCAGATTTGTGCCCGCTCAACATGTTTTTGTCATATGCTCTGCCGTCTCACACTTGCTAAAAAGATCGCTCTCGCGGGTTTCCGATTTGAGCTTGCTCgacatgtttttattttcttcatatggTTATAGTATTGGGGACGCCAAATCTAAGAACACAACGCTAGAACACAAATTGTAACCACAGATGGAGATCCCAGGGTATCCTCATCGCTAATGATGATGTGTGATTTGGTAATCAGCTGCCGATCCTTTTGCTTAGACGCGGTCACTGATTTATTCTTGAAGAACAAGCGTATGCCTACCTCCTGCCACCATGCTTTGATGATGAACCTTGATTTCTGGATTTTCGTTTGTTTTCCAGTTCTATGAACCCAGTGCATCACAACCCATAAATCATGGGCAATCCACTAATATAATTAGGTTAATACGAAGCCATTCGAATGAGCCTTGTGATTCCGGACCCACGATAAGAAAATGCTGGTTAGCCTTTTGCCGATATCTCGAAATGAAGCAGAGCTTTTGCTTGCAACTCAAGACTGTCTAATCGTTCTAAGATCAGATCAACACGCGCTCGCGTCGTACTCTGCCTCTCCTAGAGATTGCTGCTCAATGCTGACTTCACGACCGAGCAATGCCGGCCCCAAATGCTCTCGTACTACATATCCAACACAACGAGGTGGGCCCAAAATCCTGAGCGACAAGACAACACCTCGCCGCTCCAAACAAGAACAGCTCCTCGTACGGACAACGTTGATCTCTGTTGAGCAGAGAGATCAGTGGTACTGGTACCAACGAGGTTTGTCTGCTCTTTCACAATCACTTTGTCATCAATCATCAAACAGTTTGGCTCGACTCGGCGGGCCAACTTTCCTTCACAACCGATCCAGGTCAAATGAACTGCATGCAATTGCAATCCCACAAACCAGTCGTTTCATGGAACACCCAGAAACATAATTGAACAAGAACAACCCCACTAGACGGGCAAAACAGAGAGCGAACAATCCTACGATGACACCAGAGAACTTACGAGTTTAGAATCGACCGTGGAAATAGACTCCCCGACCCGAATTGTCGTTACTGCTATGCTACTAAGCCATTTACCACatcgacattgcacattagagTTACACAAACAAATTAGTTGACCGACCGCCTAATGCCAAGCCCAACGCTAGAGAGAGACCTGAACAGACTTGAGAACCCCACAGAGCAAACCCTCTCATATCCTAATTTTCTACACTCACTTCAGTCATCGGCGCTTTCACCTTCGGGGGCCTGCCTCTCGGCCTCCCGGTCCCCACAGCAGACGCCGTTGCCGCCTCCGTCAATCCACCCAACCCTCCAGTCGGCTTCGCCATCTTCCTCGGCCGCCCCCTCGGCCTCCCGCTGCCCGTGGAGACCTTGGGCTTCACTGGCTTTGGCATGCTCGGGTCCTTTGGAGGGCGGCCCCGAGGCCTCGCCGGCCCCGGCGGGGCGGCTTTGGTGGGCAAGGGTAACGGCTCCTTGGGCTTCGGCGGCCGGCCGCGGCCACGGCGGGGCGGCGCGTTGGGGTCGGGTATCGTGTAGTTGTTCTTCCAGAAGACGAGCTCCCCGCTCTCTTTCATACGGTTGAGGTGGTGCGACAGGAGTTGGGAGTGACCTGCTGGTAAGTCTCCGTACTTGGATTCTAAGTACTTCGAGATTGATGTCTTGTTGGACCCATTCGGCTCCTTCAATGCGTCCAGTGCTACCATAATCATCTGTCATGACACatctcaaagaaaaggaaaaacaaagaagaatcaAAGGGTATCATTAGACAGAGAAAGCAAACTGAGAGTGTAAAAATCTTGATCTTCATCTCCATGACAAGGATTCagagaaacaggaaaaaaatttctctagGATCTGAACCATTACTGCATTTTTCATTTACCAAGAAAGGAAAGAGTCAGGgtggaaataaaaattaattagcaGGACCTCAATCTTGGAGGGGCAAAGGTTTAGGGTTGGATCAAGTGATCAACCCAGTGAATTCCActagattttcatttttttacccCGAAATGTGGACGAACCTTAGCTCGATTTAGTAAGCACGCCCCAATTCGGATCCAGATTGCGACATTCACCCaaacccaaaagagaaaaaaaaaattcatttgccaGTATATCAAGAATTTGTGAAGTTAAATCGAAGCAAACGATCGTGAAACAGATACTACGCCAAGCAAAAATGCCATCTTGAACGAGAcgtcaaaatccaaaaaaaataaagaaaaattttcggCTCGAGCATTTCCCAGACCCATCacaggaaaatacccaaaaccCCCAGACCACCCTGAAATGACAGCAACGAAGCCATACTTCAACTACCCATCTTTGATTCCATTATACAAACCCCAAAAGACATGGtctttgcaagaaaatttctgcCTTTCTGCTAATTTCTACAggaggctagagagagagagagagatagagagagagagagagggtgatgtTTACCTCAGGATAAGAAGGGAGTGGTGGAGGCTTATTAAACTCTGCAGCAGCCATTAAAGTTGCagagaccgagagagagagacacacacacacactcactCTCAgacagaaagagaaagagagactcTGGAGCTACGACAGTCCTAAGGCAGTCCCCACCGAGCAGCTACAAGCAACCCGCAGAGGTGGTTCCTCAAGAACAGTAGAATTAGACTTgagcaaaaaaaccaaaaaaaaaaaaaaagcaaaagaaaaggaaagacccaaaaaagaaaagacgaaaagattaaaaaaaaggagagacgaGGGAAGTGGATTGCTTTTAAGGgcattaaattatgaatttctgTTTTAATTTCTGCTGGAGACATGGACGGATAGGATGGCGATGGCGACTTTGATCCAAGGGCGTGTGATCTGCCATGGAGGGGTCGGCCAGATCGATGACGTGGCAGGGGCATTACAGACGAGCTTGGACTGTGTGTGTGGCATTTATATATAATACAAAGGTTCgggcagaaaataaaataaaaaaagtaatattTGAATACGTAAATACAAAGGTTATCTCCTGTgtataaatatttataaaaaagaggaattttttttttttttaaggcatcACTTGTCGCTCAGTGTCAAATGGTCCCCCACCCACCAACAGGCGTTTCCCTCGGATCATGTTCATGTGGATCGCCGACGTTCTCATGCGATGTGTTTACTTTAGACCATTTGGATACCGGCAGTCTTACGTGGAGTCGAATTTAGTTATTCCGAATAAGCACTCCTTCGATGTTCGGGGGGAGATGGGTAGGGTTGGCTCAGCTGCGATTGCTCTTGGTCAGTCCGAATGGGGTTGAGATTCCGCTCTCCGCTATTTCATGGGATCTTAGAGGGACCGGAGCAGGTCAATCAGAAATCATTCCGGGCTTTCGATTCTAGCTTAGTCCAACCGTCTATGGTCCCTTTCGTTGAATCGGGTATCTCGATAGGGTAGCTCGTGATGAAACGTCTAGTCTACCAAAGAAACGATTTTGGctggacgaaaaaaaaaaaaaaaaaaggaaccgtTCGGTTGGGTTCGGTCAAGGATTGCATCATGTCTGGACTCTTCACCGGAGACTGACTCGAGTCAATAGTTGGTCACTATATCACCTTTGAACTTGCCTGAGTTTTCCATACTACAACAAGAAACTGAGAATTCTGCACGGTGTGGAATTGATTAGGTTCCCCCACAATTAAGCGGCTTCACTTGGGACAAAACTTTGATTTTATGCTTCACCTTCCGAGTGATAGTTGGCCACtatcctagagagagagagagagagagccatttGAAGTAGCTGGTGCAAGACATTCAAGTTTTTCTTGAATGTCCTTTTGATATCAAACCTAATGCTGGTCATCGTCGGACCGTTACTTTGTTAGCCATTGGAAGGAAGAGTGTGCATACCGGAATCAACCATGtccgatttgaaaaaaaaaaaaaacgaatctATTCGACTAGGAGTTGGCCCTATCCATCTGTAGTTGCTTACCAGCAAGCGATGAGAGCAACCCTTATTTGATGCGCCTAGTTTATACTGCTTGGTTAGTCATGTCACTGGAGATGATTAGGCAATGAGAGAACATCTTCAACTGGTATCTGATTTTGTTGTCTGTCTGATTGCATCGCGTTTGACTAAGGAAAT is a window from the Rhodamnia argentea isolate NSW1041297 chromosome 8, ASM2092103v1, whole genome shotgun sequence genome containing:
- the LOC115745337 gene encoding HMG-Y-related protein A-like → MAAAEFNKPPPLPSYPEMIMVALDALKEPNGSNKTSISKYLESKYGDLPAGHSQLLSHHLNRMKESGELVFWKNNYTIPDPNAPPRRGRGRPPKPKEPLPLPTKAAPPGPARPRGRPPKDPSMPKPVKPKVSTGSGRPRGRPRKMAKPTGGLGGLTEAATASAVGTGRPRGRPPKVKAPMTEVSVEN